A window of Aquibium oceanicum genomic DNA:
GCCGCCCTCGCCGCGCTGGTCTTCGGGCAAAAGGTCGAGCCGCTGGAGGACGTCGTTCAGCGGCCCGGCGGCGGCAACCCTGCCGTTCTCCAGCACCACCATGTCGGTCGCGAGCCGCGCCACTTCGGCCACCGAGTGGCTCACCAGCACGATCGGGATCCGCAGTTCGTCGCGCAGGCGTTCGATGTAGGGCATGATCTCGGCCTTGCGCGCCTCGTCGAGCGAAGCCAACGGCTCGTCCATGAGGATCAGGCGCGGGCTGGCGAGCAGCGCCCGGCCGATGGCGACGCGCTGCTTTTCGCCGCCCGAAAGCCCGTCCGGCTTGCGGTCGAGCAGATGACCGATGCCCAGGAGGTCGACCACCTTGCCGAACTCCGCGTAGCGATCCTTCGGCGGTGTGAGGCGGCGTCCATAGTCGAGATTGCGCCGCACGCTCATGTGCGGAAACAGCCGCGCATCCTGGAAGACGTAGCCGATGCGCCGCTTGTGGACCGGCACGTAGACATTCGCCGCCGTATCGACCAGAACCCGCCCGTCGACCACGATCCGCCCCTCGTTAGGCCGGATTAGCCCAGCGACGATGTTGACCAGTGACGTCTTGCCCGAACCCGAAGGGCCGAACAGCGCCGTCAGCCGGCCTTCGCTCTCGAAGGCCGCATCGATCCCGAAACCGCCGAGACGGTGCCGGACGTCGACCGAGATCGTCACGCGCCGCCCGTTGCGCGCGCCGCGCGTCTGGCGAGCCATTCGGAGAGGATCAGCGCGCCCATCGCGATGGCGATCGAGACGATGGTCAGGCGCATCGCGCCCGCCTCGCCGCCGGGAATCTGCAGGAAGGTGTAGATCGCCGAAGGCAGCGTCTGCGTCTCGCCGGGAATGTTCAAGACGAAGGTGATGGTGGCGCCGAACTCGCCCATGGCCTTGGCGAAGGAGAGGATCATGCCGGCGATGATGCCCGGCAGGCTGAGCGGCAGCGT
This region includes:
- the modC gene encoding molybdenum ABC transporter ATP-binding protein, with the translated sequence MTISVDVRHRLGGFGIDAAFESEGRLTALFGPSGSGKTSLVNIVAGLIRPNEGRIVVDGRVLVDTAANVYVPVHKRRIGYVFQDARLFPHMSVRRNLDYGRRLTPPKDRYAEFGKVVDLLGIGHLLDRKPDGLSGGEKQRVAIGRALLASPRLILMDEPLASLDEARKAEIMPYIERLRDELRIPIVLVSHSVAEVARLATDMVVLENGRVAAAGPLNDVLQRLDLLPEDQRGEGGSVLEMTVAGHDESFAMTLLRSPAGEIRIPRTDAIRPGDVVRVRIRARDVMIATEPPRGLSALNVIPGTVTALNASGASLFDVSVDCGGQSILARITRQSVHVLGLTVGQPVFAVVKTVSFDTASTRRVAEG